In Streptomyces sp. NBC_01231, the sequence CACCGCCGTCTACGCGTGCGGCCCGGCGCCGATGCTGGCGGCCGTCGAGCGCGAGTGCACCCGCCTGGGCCTCACCGACCGGCTGCACCTGGAGCGCTTCACCGCCGGTGACGGCCTCGAGGCGACGTTCGACGCCGCGGAGAACAGGGCCTTCGCGGTCCAGCTCGCGCGCACGGGAGTCACCCTCACCGTGCCGTCCGACCGCCGACTCATCGAGGTCCTGCGCGATGCCGTCAGCGGCCTGTCCTACGACTGCGAGAAGGGATACTGCGGCGCCTGCGAGACCCGGGTGCTCGCCGGTACGCCGGAGCACCGGGACTCCGTCCTCACCGACGAGGAACGCCTTGCCGGGCGCACCATGATGATCTGCGTCGGCCGGTGTCAGGGCGACCGACTGGTCCTCGACCTCTGAGCCGTCCTCGGCCTGTACGCTCCCCGGCCCGCATGCGGCTGCCGTATGGGTCCAACAGCGGGCGCGACGTCCGCCGTTGGACCCATACGGCGCCCGTGGCTGCGCGGCCCTACGATCCGTCTCCGGGAAACGGTCAGCCGAAGGCGCGGACAGCCAGCCACACACCCGCCAGCACGCCGAAGCCGACGACGACGGAACGCAGCACCGGCTCGCTGAGGCGTGTCGCCAGCCTGCCGCCGAGCACTCCGCCGGCCAGAGACGCGGGCGCGACCACGAGCGCGATCATCCAGTTCACGGGGCCGAGCAACGCGAACACGAGGAGCGACACGGTGGCCACGACCAGCTGCAACGTCCCCTTGAGCACGTTCACCTGGGCCAGCGGAGCGGACAGCGTCAGGCCGAGCAGGGCCATCAGGATGAGCCCCAATCCCCCTCCGAAGTAACCGCCGTAGACAGCGGCGGCGAACGTGCCGGTGTAGAGCCTCACGCGGTGGTCACCGTGAGCCGCGCCGAGCAGTGCCCGCAACCGGGGCTGGAAGGCGAGGAGGGCGCTGGCGCCGAGGACGAGGAACGGCACCGCGACCGAGAACACCCGCGACGGAGTGAGCAGCAGCAGCGCGCACCCGGCGGCGGCACCCCCTGCGGACACGACTGCGAGCGACCTCACGGAAGACGGGCGGGAAGACCCCCGCAGGGCCGCCACATTGCCCAGGTAACCCGGCCAGAGCGCCACGGAGTTGGTGACGTTGGCGGCCACCGTACCCAGCCCGCCGGCGACCAGGGCGGGGAAGAGGAGCAGTGACCCACCGCCGGCGATGGAGTTGACGAATCCGCCGGCAAGGCCGGCACCGCCGATGAGAACAACGTCGCCGACGTCCATTCGGGCCTCCTCCACAGCAACTTATGCGAGATGCCATGTTGACATACGAGACAGAGTTACGGCGCGGACCCCCGCCGGAAACACCGGGGCAATGGGACGTTCCTAGCGTCGGGCCAGCCCTTCCCCTCCACGAAAGGTCGGCCATGACTGCGATCGACTCGCCCCTTCTCGACATCGCCGCGACCGGCTTCCCGATCCTCCAGCCCGGCCACGGAGCGATCGCGTCGACGACCTACGTCCCGGCCACGCCCGGGAACACCCTGTGGGGTCGCCTTCCGTGCGAGGCGGACGCACCGTGTGCGGTCGTGCGACCGGGCTCCGTCGTCACGGTCGACACGCTCAGCCACGAGGGAGTTCTCGAGGACCAGGGCCGCAATCCCGTTGACTTCTTCGGCCGTTACGGCGTCAGCGGCGGCCATGTGCTCGACGACGCCCAGCAGGTGGCGGACTCCGGCATGACTCACGACTTCGACGACGACGGCCCGCACCTGGTCACCGGACCGATAGCGGTGGCCGGAGCCCGGCCCGGCGATCTGCTCGCCGTGACCGTCCTCGGCCTCGCCCCGCGGGTTCCGTACGGCATGGTCTCCGCACGCCACGGCTTCGGCGCGCTCCCCGGCGAGATGCCGTCACTGCCCGGTCCCGTGTTCACCTTCGCCACGGCACACGCCGACAGCCACGGCGCGTGGGGCCGGATGGCGGTGGATCCGGCGGACCCCTCCCGCGGCGCGCTGCGCTTCCCGCTGCGGCCGTTCCTCGGCGTGATGGGCGTGGCGGTGCCCGGGGACGAGCGGCCGCACTCGGTGCCGCCGGGGCGTTACGGCGGCAACATCGACATCTCCCTGCTCGGCGAAGGCGCCACGCTGTACCTCCCGGTGCAGGTCGACGACGCGCTGGTCTACTTCGGGGACCCCCACTTCGCCCAGGGCGACGGCGAGGTCGCCCTCACCGCGTTCGAGGCGTCGTTGCGCGCCACCGTGAAGCTCGAGGTGGTGCCGGGCGGCGCGGCCCTGCGGCCCGGCCACGGCCGCGTCGGCCCGTTCGCCGAGACGGACGACTACCTGGTGCCGATCGGCCTGGACAGGGACCTCGACGAGGCGATGCGCGACTGCGTGCGCTGCGCGCTGGACCTGCTCGCGACCGACTACGGCATCGACCGGCATCTGGCGATGGCGTACCTCAGCGCGGCAGGCGACTTCGCGGTCTCCCAGGTCGTCGACGACGTGAAGGGCGTCCACGCGAGGATCCGCAAGTCCGACTTCCACGAGGTCGGCCAACCGCGTTGACCTGTGGCCGCACCGATTCCCGCCGTGGCACGGAGACACGAACGGGGCGGCGGGTTCAGGTCCAGGAAGAGAACGCCGCGAACGACACACAGGCGGCGACCGCCGTAAGGACCTGGGCGCAGGCCGGGCTCATGGCCCGCAGCATCGCCTCGGGCTCGCCCCACTCCCGACCGCCTGATGCGGCCCCGCACGCACTCGCCAGCGCGGGCAGCGCGAGGAAGCGCTCGGAGGAATCGACCGCAACGCCGAGAGACCGGACCGCAGCATCCCGCCTCGCCCCGCTCAGGACGTCGTAGCGAGGAGCCCACCCGGCCGGCAACGGCAAGCGTCTTGGCGTGCGAACGAGGACACCCTCGGCGATCAAGCCGGCCGACAGACGCTTGTGCGCGCCGACGCTCAGGGCCCTGACCCACTCCAATGCCGTGCGCGGCCTGCGAGACGACCGGATCCGCACGAGAACCTCCCCGAGCGCGCGACCCTGCGGCTGAGCACCGTGCACGGCGACAATGGATCCGTCAACGGTGTCGATGAAGCCGTCCAGAGCGAGTTCCACCAGCATCGCGCCGCTCAGGCCGAAGCCGAGGCCGGTGCGATAGCCGGGAACACGGCCTTGTCCGTCCAGGTACACAGCCAGCATGAAGTCTTCGCAGAGGCTGGAGGTGGCATCAGTCTTCATCCTGCTCTCCCCAATACGGCAGTCCGGCTTCAGCGTCGGGGTTCTTCCGGACCGGGTGGCCGAACCAGGTCCCGAGGAGTGTTCGCAGCACTATGGCGGGCCCAGGGTCCTGCGTCAATGCAAGACACCGTCCTGGCATACGGAACGCGGTCCCGTTGTCGGCCCAGACTCCCAGATCAGCATTTCAGTCGTATGTCGCGGTGCCGGGAGGCACATCGCCAGCGCCGGCGACCGCGACCGTTCAGCCGCGATCGCGGCACGGACATCTACCGCTACAGCCATCTACCGCTACAGCGTCCACGATCACCAGCATCCCTGATGCCTCGCATCTCGGCGCCGGTCGCCCGACCTCAACACCGCGCCGAATGCGCATCCCGCAGGCTTGCGAAGGTCTATTCGTTCCACGTGACGCTGTCGTGGTCGCGTGACCGGTTCTGCTGCTTCGCCCCGTCGGCGTGCGGAGCTGTCGCGGGTAGTTCCACCGTGATGCGGATCCCGCCGGCGGAGCGCGGGGTGAGGGTGAGTGTTCCGTCGTGTGCGTGGGTGATGGTCTTGACGATGGCCAGACCGAGGCCGACACCTGCGTGGTCGGCCTGTATCCGCTCGGTGCCGCGTTGGAATGGCTCAGTGAGTGTCGAAGCCAGCTCTGGGGTGAGTTTCTCGCCGGTGTTCTCGACCGTGAGCGTCACAGCCTTGGAACAGGCACTGGTATTGACCCACACGGTGCCCTGTTCAGGCAGGTTGTGGACGATCGCGTTGTGCACGAGGTTCGTGGTCAGCTGCAGCAGGAGCGCTAGCGATCCGATCGTGGGGGTGATGTCGCCGGAGGCCTCGAGGGTGACGCCACGCTTTTCCGCGAGGGGGAGGAATGTCTCGATGGCGTCTTCTACGAGCAGGGACAGGTCGACGGGTTCTCGGATGAAGGACCTCTGGTTGGCGTGGCTGAGCAGGAGCAGTGCTTCCGTGAGATTGATGGCTCTGGTGTTGACGGCGTGGAGGCGGTCGATGACTTCGCCGGCGTCATGGGTCGGATCACTGCGGGCCACGTCGAGAAGCGCCTTCGAGATCGCCAGCGGGGTGCGCAACTCGTGAGAGGCGTTGGCTGCGAATCTCTGCTGTTCGGCGACGTGTGCTTCGAGCCGTGCGAGCATCGCGTCGAAGGCGTCGGCGAGTTCGCGGAACTCGTCTTTGCGGCCCGGAAGCCGGATCCGGTGGGAGAGTGATCCGTTCGTGGCCATGCGGGTGGCGTTGGTGATCCGGGTCAGCGGGGCGAGCATCCGGCCGGCGAGGAGCCACCCGCCCACGAGGCCGAACACCAGCAGGAATGCCAGTACGGCGGCTGCCCTCGGAGCGAAAACGTCCAGGAGGGCGGACCGGACCGGAAAGACACCATTCGTGGGCTTGTCATCGGGGTTGATGAGCATCGCACGGTCGGGGACATAGCGGAGGAGGAACACCCACACCGCCGCAAGCAGCAGGGCGCCGGCCAGCATGAGGAACCCGGCGTAGCTGAGGGTGAGTTTGAGGCGAACGCTCAACCCAGGTGCCCTATCCACTCTCACCTCCCTCGTGTCCGGCCTCCGGTTGCGTGCCGATGCGGTAGCCGACGCCGGGCACGGTGACGATGATCCAGGGTTCGCCGAGCCGTTTGCGCAGTGCCGAGACCGTGATGCGTACGGCGTTGGTGAACGGGTCGGCGTTCTCATCCCATGCGCGTTCCAGGAGTTCCTCGGCGCTGACGACACCGCCTTCGGCGGCGACGAGGGCTTCGAGCACTGCGAACTGCTTCCTGGTCAGCGCGACATAGCGGCTGTCCCGGTACACCTCTCTGCGGAACGGGTCCAGCCGCAGACCTGCGATCTCCCGCACGGGAGGCCTGTTGTGGGCACGTCTGCGGTCAAGTGCCCTGAGCCTGAGCACGAGTTCACGGAGTTCGAACGGCTTCGTGAGGTAGTCGTCGGCGCCGAGCTCGAACCCGGAGGCCTTGTCGTCGAGCCGGTCGGCAGCGGTGAGCATGAGGATCGGCATGCCGCTGCCGGAGGCGACGATGTGTGCGGCGATCTCGTCGCCGGACGGTCCGGGGATGTCGCGGTCGAGGACGGCAATGTCGTAGGCGTTGACACTCAGGACTTCCAGAGCGGTGTCACCGTCACCCGCGATGTCGGCCGCGATCGCTTCCAGGCGTAGGCCAT encodes:
- a CDS encoding sulfite exporter TauE/SafE family protein; this translates as MDVGDVVLIGGAGLAGGFVNSIAGGGSLLLFPALVAGGLGTVAANVTNSVALWPGYLGNVAALRGSSRPSSVRSLAVVSAGGAAAGCALLLLTPSRVFSVAVPFLVLGASALLAFQPRLRALLGAAHGDHRVRLYTGTFAAAVYGGYFGGGLGLILMALLGLTLSAPLAQVNVLKGTLQLVVATVSLLVFALLGPVNWMIALVVAPASLAGGVLGGRLATRLSEPVLRSVVVGFGVLAGVWLAVRAFG
- a CDS encoding acetamidase/formamidase family protein, whose translation is MTAIDSPLLDIAATGFPILQPGHGAIASTTYVPATPGNTLWGRLPCEADAPCAVVRPGSVVTVDTLSHEGVLEDQGRNPVDFFGRYGVSGGHVLDDAQQVADSGMTHDFDDDGPHLVTGPIAVAGARPGDLLAVTVLGLAPRVPYGMVSARHGFGALPGEMPSLPGPVFTFATAHADSHGAWGRMAVDPADPSRGALRFPLRPFLGVMGVAVPGDERPHSVPPGRYGGNIDISLLGEGATLYLPVQVDDALVYFGDPHFAQGDGEVALTAFEASLRATVKLEVVPGGAALRPGHGRVGPFAETDDYLVPIGLDRDLDEAMRDCVRCALDLLATDYGIDRHLAMAYLSAAGDFAVSQVVDDVKGVHARIRKSDFHEVGQPR
- a CDS encoding GPP34 family phosphoprotein, whose translation is MKTDATSSLCEDFMLAVYLDGQGRVPGYRTGLGFGLSGAMLVELALDGFIDTVDGSIVAVHGAQPQGRALGEVLVRIRSSRRPRTALEWVRALSVGAHKRLSAGLIAEGVLVRTPRRLPLPAGWAPRYDVLSGARRDAAVRSLGVAVDSSERFLALPALASACGAASGGREWGEPEAMLRAMSPACAQVLTAVAACVSFAAFSSWT
- a CDS encoding HAMP domain-containing histidine kinase, translating into MDRAPGLSVRLKLTLSYAGFLMLAGALLLAAVWVFLLRYVPDRAMLINPDDKPTNGVFPVRSALLDVFAPRAAAVLAFLLVFGLVGGWLLAGRMLAPLTRITNATRMATNGSLSHRIRLPGRKDEFRELADAFDAMLARLEAHVAEQQRFAANASHELRTPLAISKALLDVARSDPTHDAGEVIDRLHAVNTRAINLTEALLLLSHANQRSFIREPVDLSLLVEDAIETFLPLAEKRGVTLEASGDITPTIGSLALLLQLTTNLVHNAIVHNLPEQGTVWVNTSACSKAVTLTVENTGEKLTPELASTLTEPFQRGTERIQADHAGVGLGLAIVKTITHAHDGTLTLTPRSAGGIRITVELPATAPHADGAKQQNRSRDHDSVTWNE
- a CDS encoding response regulator transcription factor, producing the protein MRVLIVEDEPYLAEAIRDGLRLEAIAADIAGDGDTALEVLSVNAYDIAVLDRDIPGPSGDEIAAHIVASGSGMPILMLTAADRLDDKASGFELGADDYLTKPFELRELVLRLRALDRRRAHNRPPVREIAGLRLDPFRREVYRDSRYVALTRKQFAVLEALVAAEGGVVSAEELLERAWDENADPFTNAVRITVSALRKRLGEPWIIVTVPGVGYRIGTQPEAGHEGGESG